In the Tautonia rosea genome, one interval contains:
- the dnaA gene encoding chromosomal replication initiator protein DnaA, with amino-acid sequence MVDRRFEHEPALRAAVAERVGESRFGLWFGDEVRLGVEGDCLTVGVPNRFFRDWIRGKYARELSAVGEQVAGRRLDLAFEVADELEPGVGEVAPAPPDRSQPDDRRRGPSVPLPSSTPSAPVDQPAPRPPVDHPRSRRARALRRLDQFVPGPGSRLALAACIEMAESPGSAFNPLVIHGGIGLGKTHLLEGVADSIARRHPGMRVVHQTAEAFTNSFLEAMRAGTLNAFRSRYRSAEVLILDDVHFLTSKRATQDEFQHTFDALVSSGASVVLASDQHPRLIPKLSDELATRLLGGMVVKLDAPDPTTRRALLNAKAAARGIELPEAVASYIAEHLRTSVRELEGALHSVLAHATLTGKRLDLNLAKSALRDTIRHTAQAVALRDIERAVASLFDLPPDALKSDGRSRAVTHPRMLAMYLARKHTGAAYSEIGRYFGGRNHSTVISAEKKVRAWLQDEQRQSLLAGFETMGQILSAVERALGT; translated from the coding sequence ATGGTCGATCGGCGGTTCGAGCATGAGCCGGCCTTGCGGGCGGCGGTGGCGGAGCGAGTCGGCGAGTCTCGCTTCGGTCTCTGGTTCGGCGACGAGGTCCGGCTCGGCGTCGAGGGGGACTGCCTGACCGTTGGCGTCCCGAATCGGTTTTTCCGGGACTGGATCCGGGGCAAGTACGCTCGCGAGCTTTCGGCCGTAGGGGAGCAAGTTGCCGGCCGTCGCCTGGATTTAGCCTTCGAAGTGGCCGATGAGCTGGAGCCGGGGGTCGGCGAGGTCGCTCCTGCCCCTCCCGACCGCTCTCAGCCGGATGACCGTCGCCGGGGGCCTTCGGTGCCGTTGCCTTCGTCGACCCCCTCGGCTCCGGTCGATCAGCCCGCGCCGAGGCCCCCGGTCGATCACCCCCGGTCGCGTCGGGCAAGGGCCCTCCGAAGGCTTGATCAGTTCGTGCCCGGACCCGGGAGCCGTCTGGCCCTGGCTGCCTGCATCGAGATGGCGGAGTCGCCGGGCTCGGCGTTCAACCCGCTCGTGATCCACGGTGGGATTGGCCTGGGCAAGACGCACCTCCTTGAGGGAGTGGCCGATTCGATCGCGCGGCGGCACCCCGGCATGAGGGTGGTCCATCAGACGGCCGAGGCGTTCACCAACAGCTTCCTCGAAGCGATGCGAGCCGGAACGCTCAACGCCTTTCGCTCCCGCTACCGCAGTGCCGAGGTGTTGATTCTCGACGATGTGCACTTCTTGACCTCGAAGCGAGCGACGCAGGATGAGTTCCAGCACACTTTTGACGCGCTAGTGTCCTCGGGAGCCTCGGTGGTGCTGGCCAGCGATCAGCATCCGAGGCTCATTCCGAAGCTCTCCGACGAGCTGGCAACTCGGTTGCTCGGCGGCATGGTGGTGAAGCTGGACGCCCCCGATCCAACCACCCGGCGCGCCTTGCTGAACGCAAAGGCCGCCGCGCGGGGCATTGAGCTGCCCGAAGCGGTGGCCTCGTACATCGCCGAGCACCTTCGGACGAGTGTCCGAGAACTGGAAGGGGCCTTGCACAGCGTGCTGGCTCACGCCACCTTGACCGGCAAGCGGCTCGACCTGAACCTGGCGAAATCGGCCCTCCGCGACACGATCCGCCACACGGCGCAGGCGGTCGCTCTGCGCGACATCGAACGGGCCGTGGCCTCGTTGTTCGACCTGCCGCCCGATGCCTTGAAGTCCGACGGCCGATCCCGAGCCGTCACCCATCCCCGCATGCTCGCCATGTACCTGGCCCGCAAGCACACCGGGGCGGCCTACAGTGAGATTGGCCGTTACTTTGGCGGCCGCAATCATTCGACGGTCATCTCGGCCGAGAAAAAGGTCCGCGCCTGGCTTCAGGACGAGCAGCGACAGTCGTTGCTGGCCGGCTTCGAGACGATGGGACAGATCCTTTCAGCCGTCGAGCGAGCGCTGGGGACCTGA
- a CDS encoding glycosyltransferase family 2 protein: MGALAAAQIGREQPVRVHRPEERALLDVPLRAAIAANTAEASILWTEILGAFFDRQAAVRLVRETNQRVHNRWRPKLALVLPADFSVDRPSHQADLTVALEVLAATVTQYNLEVISNSPEASRLFAEVRPYSAEAVAGSVGALVIGSNALNDEVAAIRPSRRVAADPCAFRTEAHRIVFEQGGLDWPFEPADDAEVIGAIPPDVSAFVDENDEVPAFLDALRRLATAGLALRITLSARSDHAFAESVRAALADVPQIEVGPAPVRTSESESEPLGFVLSNEPIALLTRRDSSRPAFLFHEGRFHWVDAEGLSRSSLYLHRGEEQHEGTLLGTWLEPCADRSRDRTGVTVTQTTSEPLVSIVVPVYDRTTELIRLASSIFNQSYPWIEVVFVSNGSPPETLEALRLAEGHLMKHRFRVRIIEIPEPCGSATIPRDVGIRSASGDLICVLDSDDWLEPGFFHFLTVPGGSWRDDTIVYPKKVFRDFGRTMREGFPWNTPLAGPGTVESQTLPATLRKLGNFLCNSGVCFSKALFQRAGGIDHRLHYGEDLYLWWRMALAGARAEGHDGLVNIALHPGNNELAVGEDGRLGEAVELACDRGQSQWL, encoded by the coding sequence ATGGGAGCGTTGGCAGCGGCGCAAATCGGCCGTGAACAGCCGGTTCGCGTGCATCGTCCTGAGGAGCGTGCGTTACTGGACGTTCCTCTCCGAGCGGCGATCGCAGCGAATACCGCCGAGGCAAGCATCCTCTGGACCGAGATCCTGGGCGCGTTCTTTGACCGGCAGGCGGCGGTTCGGCTCGTCCGAGAGACCAATCAACGCGTTCACAACCGCTGGAGGCCGAAGCTTGCGCTGGTCCTCCCTGCGGATTTCTCGGTCGATCGACCCTCGCATCAAGCCGATCTGACCGTGGCGCTCGAAGTGCTGGCGGCAACCGTCACGCAGTACAATCTTGAAGTCATCAGCAACAGTCCCGAGGCGTCTCGCCTGTTCGCCGAGGTTCGACCGTATTCGGCCGAGGCCGTGGCCGGCTCTGTCGGCGCCCTGGTGATCGGCTCCAACGCCCTGAACGACGAGGTCGCGGCCATTCGGCCAAGCCGTCGTGTGGCAGCCGACCCCTGCGCCTTCCGAACTGAGGCCCATCGGATCGTCTTCGAGCAAGGGGGGCTCGATTGGCCCTTCGAACCTGCCGATGATGCCGAGGTGATCGGGGCGATTCCGCCAGACGTTTCCGCGTTCGTGGATGAGAACGACGAGGTCCCGGCCTTCCTCGATGCGCTCCGGAGGCTCGCAACGGCGGGATTGGCGCTGCGGATCACGCTCTCGGCCCGATCGGATCATGCCTTCGCCGAATCCGTTCGAGCCGCCCTGGCTGACGTTCCTCAGATCGAGGTCGGGCCGGCTCCGGTCCGGACCTCGGAGTCCGAGTCCGAGCCCCTCGGTTTTGTCCTGAGCAACGAGCCGATCGCGCTGTTGACCCGGCGCGATTCGAGCCGACCGGCGTTTCTCTTCCACGAAGGGCGGTTTCACTGGGTTGACGCGGAAGGGCTCTCTCGGTCTTCGCTATACCTGCACCGTGGCGAGGAGCAGCACGAGGGGACCCTGCTCGGCACCTGGTTGGAGCCCTGCGCCGACCGGTCGAGAGACCGCACCGGCGTAACAGTGACCCAGACGACTTCCGAACCACTGGTCAGCATCGTCGTTCCGGTCTACGACCGAACGACCGAGCTGATTCGCCTGGCCTCGTCGATCTTCAATCAGTCGTATCCGTGGATCGAGGTGGTTTTTGTCAGCAACGGCAGCCCCCCCGAGACGCTCGAAGCCCTTCGGCTGGCCGAGGGGCACCTGATGAAGCACCGCTTCCGGGTCCGGATCATCGAGATTCCCGAGCCTTGCGGCTCGGCCACGATCCCGAGGGACGTCGGAATCCGCTCGGCCTCGGGGGACCTGATCTGCGTGCTCGACTCGGATGACTGGCTGGAGCCTGGATTCTTCCACTTCCTGACAGTCCCGGGCGGCTCCTGGCGAGACGACACGATCGTGTACCCGAAGAAGGTCTTCCGGGACTTCGGCCGAACGATGCGAGAGGGATTCCCCTGGAATACCCCGCTCGCCGGACCGGGAACCGTCGAATCGCAGACCCTTCCGGCGACGCTCCGGAAGCTGGGGAACTTCCTCTGCAATTCGGGGGTCTGCTTCTCGAAGGCGCTGTTTCAGCGGGCCGGAGGGATCGATCATCGCCTGCACTACGGCGAGGACCTGTACCTCTGGTGGCGGATGGCCCTGGCCGGGGCTCGGGCCGAAGGGCATGACGGTCTGGTGAACATCGCCCTTCATCCGGGGAACAACGAGCTGGCTGTGGGAGAGGATGGCCGGCTCGGGGAGGCCGTCGAGCTAGCATGCGATCGGGGGCAAAGCCAATGGCTGTGA